The Thermoplasmata archaeon DNA window CGACCGGTGCAGGTTCCGAAGGCGTCGCGGCTTCAGGCGGCGGGGGCAATGGCGTCTGGGGCGGAGGCGCGGGTGGCTCCGGCGTCGCGGGCTCGGGTGTTTCCGGAGTGCCAGTATTCTGCGGTTCCAAGCGACCTACCTCACCGGCTTCTCTTTGCGGCCCCGCACAAGCTCGTCGAGGGAGACGCCGTTCACCTGGATGACCTTGTACCGGACGCCCGGGATGTCGCCGTAGGACCGGCCCATGCGGCCACCGATCCCCTCGACGAGAACCTCGTCGTGCTCGTCGATGAAGTTGATCGCGCCGTCGCCCACGGCGAACGCGGTGATCTGCCGCCCGTTCTTCACGAGCTGTACCTTGACGCACTTCCGCAGGGCGGAGTTGGGCTGCTTGGCCTCGATGGCCACCTTTTCGAGGACGATCCCCTTGGCCTGGGGCGAGCCCTCGAGCGGGTCCGACTTCTCCTTGAGGTGCTGCACGCGGCGCTTGTAGTACCGGTCGGACCAGCGGCGCGTCTGCCGCTCGTCCTTGAGCTTCCGTGCCGCGAACAATCCCCGTGCCAAGCTGGTTCCTCGTAGGGCGGAGTGCGTCCTAATTTGCAGGAGCTATATAAGGATGGTGAACGGCGCGCATGGGATGCCGCCGCGCGGCCGCGTGGCCGCGTGGGGCGATGACGCGGAGGCGTCGGGCACGGTCACTTCCTTCCCGATGCCGCCCGTCTGCGGCCCTCGACCGCCCGCCGCACCAAGCGGACCAGATTCGCCAGGAACCGGTTCTGTTTCTCGAGGTTGGTCCGGAAGATTTCCTCCTCGGAGAGGGCAACGGCCTTCAGCTCGCCGACGTGGGTCTTGGTGAAGTAGAGATACACGGGGATTCCGAGCGCGACGGCGATCGAACCGACGATCTTGTCGACGAGGGATGTGGAGTACAGGAGGTAGAGGCTGATGGCCACCCCGATCCAGGGGAGCACCGCCTGTCCGGGGAGCCCGTGTTCCCCCGGCTTCTTGAGCACGGTGAGCGCGAGACACACCAGGATGTAGCACACGGCGAGGTTGAAGACGGCGAAGGAAATGAGCTGGGTGATGCCGGAGAACACGGAGAGCGCCAGGGCGACCGCTCCCTCGATGAGGATTGCGACGTAGGGC harbors:
- a CDS encoding 30S ribosomal protein S12 encodes the protein MARGLFAARKLKDERQTRRWSDRYYKRRVQHLKEKSDPLEGSPQAKGIVLEKVAIEAKQPNSALRKCVKVQLVKNGRQITAFAVGDGAINFIDEHDEVLVEGIGGRMGRSYGDIPGVRYKVIQVNGVSLDELVRGRKEKPVR